Proteins co-encoded in one Streptosporangiales bacterium genomic window:
- a CDS encoding DUF2961 domain-containing protein: MSIIRRSLGAAAGLALVLTLVPGYAAAAPRASEKGPVGWDAYRRLDRLPELATATEAHQFSSYDRTGGNNDGFDGTYSCLHQDAGRCVIAEHEGAGEIGSIWFTRDEGNVTKTGNIRIELDGMTVLDAPLQDVVDGKLGAPFVHPLVANGDQSSGGVYLKVPMPYRESMRVSTDNNPLFHHVSHRTFPDAEGVTTFDPSDRAEDVIATLKAAGTADPKPRAKRSRTRHAPVDIPAGGTATIGEQDGAGVLTALKVTLPQLVGPTNPTVTDDGRAFGADGHSQFTAAIDPANEGVRLTRRYDSAIGNQRADVLVDGNKVAEWSPVPPTAGGQWADQTVDLPASATAGKSSVTVRNAFVSSDLDFNEFRYDVDSIVGGEATRTDTVDVGDGNPSEATHDYTIEQAKWFGTRTFSYPPSDEDQELVQPSDPVLANARLWVTVDGRRLVDSPLGEFFGTGLGLYEVRTLMSGVDPEAKTLTSWWPMPYGSHVEVELHNGSDVAIEGGSADVTTGKQARDRGRQAETGTFRATSRAQAVVNGEDYAFLDTPGRGKFIGVTHTMVGQITSGNQRNYLEGDERVYANGATEPQWHGTGTEDFYEAGWYFNRGTFNAPTNGNPAHEISSYGCTYDCTGAYRLTIADAPSFHDGLRFTIEHGPASDMPADYASTAYWYGPGDEAGRSAGR; the protein is encoded by the coding sequence ATGTCGATCATCAGGCGCTCCCTCGGCGCCGCCGCCGGACTCGCCCTCGTCCTCACTCTCGTCCCCGGCTACGCCGCCGCCGCTCCGCGGGCGTCCGAGAAGGGCCCGGTCGGTTGGGACGCCTACCGGCGCCTCGACCGGCTGCCCGAGCTCGCCACCGCCACCGAGGCCCACCAGTTCTCCAGCTACGACCGCACCGGCGGCAACAACGACGGGTTCGACGGCACGTACTCCTGCCTGCACCAGGACGCCGGCCGCTGCGTCATCGCCGAGCACGAGGGCGCGGGCGAGATCGGTTCGATCTGGTTCACCAGGGACGAGGGCAACGTCACGAAGACGGGCAACATCCGCATCGAGCTCGACGGCATGACCGTGCTCGACGCGCCGTTGCAGGACGTCGTCGACGGCAAGCTCGGCGCGCCGTTCGTCCACCCGCTCGTCGCGAACGGCGACCAGAGCTCGGGTGGCGTCTACCTCAAGGTGCCGATGCCGTACCGCGAGTCGATGCGGGTGAGCACCGACAACAACCCGCTCTTCCACCACGTGTCGCACCGCACCTTCCCCGACGCCGAGGGCGTGACGACGTTCGACCCGTCCGACAGGGCGGAGGACGTCATCGCGACCCTGAAGGCCGCGGGCACGGCCGACCCCAAGCCGCGGGCGAAGAGGTCCCGCACCAGGCACGCTCCCGTCGACATCCCCGCCGGTGGCACCGCCACCATCGGTGAGCAGGACGGCGCCGGCGTGCTCACCGCGCTGAAGGTCACCCTCCCCCAGCTCGTCGGCCCGACCAACCCGACGGTCACCGACGACGGCCGCGCGTTCGGCGCGGACGGCCACAGCCAGTTCACCGCGGCGATCGACCCCGCCAACGAGGGCGTCAGGCTCACCCGGCGGTACGACTCCGCCATCGGCAACCAGCGTGCCGACGTGCTCGTCGACGGCAACAAGGTCGCCGAGTGGTCGCCCGTCCCGCCGACGGCCGGCGGCCAGTGGGCCGACCAGACCGTCGACCTGCCCGCGTCGGCGACCGCGGGGAAGTCGAGCGTGACCGTCCGCAACGCGTTCGTCTCGTCGGACCTCGACTTCAACGAGTTCCGCTACGACGTCGACAGCATCGTCGGCGGCGAGGCCACCCGCACCGACACCGTCGACGTCGGCGACGGCAACCCGTCCGAGGCCACGCACGACTACACGATCGAGCAGGCGAAGTGGTTCGGCACGCGGACGTTCAGCTACCCGCCGAGCGACGAGGACCAGGAACTCGTGCAGCCGAGCGACCCCGTCCTGGCGAACGCGCGCCTGTGGGTCACCGTCGACGGCAGGCGGCTCGTCGACTCCCCGCTGGGCGAGTTCTTCGGCACCGGCCTCGGCCTGTACGAGGTGCGCACGCTGATGTCGGGCGTCGACCCTGAGGCGAAGACGCTCACGTCGTGGTGGCCGATGCCGTACGGCAGCCACGTCGAGGTCGAGCTGCACAACGGCTCCGACGTCGCGATCGAGGGCGGCAGCGCCGACGTCACGACGGGGAAACAGGCGAGGGACCGCGGCCGGCAGGCCGAGACCGGCACCTTCCGCGCCACCTCGCGCGCGCAGGCCGTGGTGAACGGCGAGGACTACGCATTCCTCGACACGCCGGGTCGCGGCAAGTTCATCGGCGTGACCCACACGATGGTCGGCCAGATCACCTCGGGCAACCAGCGCAACTACCTCGAGGGCGACGAGCGGGTCTACGCCAACGGCGCCACCGAGCCGCAGTGGCACGGCACGGGCACCGAGGACTTCTACGAGGCGGGCTGGTACTTCAACCGCGGCACGTTCAACGCCCCGACCAACGGCAACCCGGCTCACGAGATCTCCTCGTACGGCTGCACGTACGACTGCACCGGCGCCTACCGGCTCACGATCGCGGACGCCCCGTCGTTCCACGACGGCCTGCGCTTCACGATCGAGCACGGACCGGCGAGCGACATGCCGGCCGACTACGCCTCGACCGCGTACTGGTACGGCCCCGGCGACGAGGCCGGGCGGTCCGCCGGCAGATGA
- a CDS encoding ATP-binding cassette domain-containing protein: protein MIVTADGRTPVHDSPVVLAMRDIEKAFPGVRALRGVDLTVHAGEVHAILGENGAGKSTLMNVLSGVFADYGGTIEVDGEQAAIHHPRDAQALGVAMIHQELNLVPELSIADNIFLGRELRTARGTLDRTSMDARSRELLAELGLRLPPRRPVRQLKVAEQQLVEVAKALSLNVRVLVMDEPTSALADAEVRALFRVIRTLAARGAAVIYISHRLEELSEIADTVTVLRDGEYIGTREMAATTRSELISMMVGRPLGELFPRGDRRRGDGGPRLRVEHLSVDGDARVGRMPVRDVSLHVGAGEIVGIAGLMGAGRSEVLEAVYGAHPSGAVSGTMEIGGRPYRPTSPRRAIARGLALVAEDRKSQSLVLRATVRFNASLAALSSFSFGPFVNGRRERAGVDDMVTGLRVKARSTTAEVNTLSGGNQQKVVLAKCLLTEPVLLLMDEPTRGIDVGAKAEIYGLMNRLAAQGAGILMVSSELPELLNMCDRILVLCEGRLTGEFTHAEATQEKLLDAAMAREAVLTTPADPTTGERRSD, encoded by the coding sequence ATGATCGTGACGGCGGACGGGCGCACGCCCGTCCACGACTCCCCCGTCGTCCTCGCGATGCGCGACATCGAGAAGGCGTTCCCCGGCGTGCGTGCGCTGCGCGGCGTCGACCTCACCGTGCACGCGGGCGAGGTGCACGCGATCCTCGGCGAGAACGGCGCGGGCAAGTCCACCCTGATGAACGTGCTGTCGGGCGTCTTCGCCGACTACGGCGGCACGATCGAGGTCGACGGCGAGCAGGCGGCGATCCACCATCCCCGGGACGCGCAGGCCCTCGGCGTGGCCATGATCCACCAGGAGCTCAACCTGGTGCCCGAGCTGTCGATCGCCGACAACATCTTCCTCGGCCGTGAGCTGCGCACCGCACGCGGCACGCTCGACCGCACGAGTATGGACGCGCGGTCGCGCGAACTGCTCGCGGAGCTGGGCCTGCGGCTCCCGCCACGGCGTCCCGTCCGGCAGCTCAAGGTCGCGGAGCAGCAGCTCGTCGAGGTGGCCAAGGCACTGTCACTCAACGTCCGCGTGCTCGTGATGGACGAGCCGACGTCGGCGCTCGCCGACGCCGAGGTGCGCGCGCTGTTCCGGGTCATCCGCACGCTCGCCGCACGCGGTGCCGCCGTCATCTACATCTCGCACCGGCTCGAGGAGCTGTCCGAGATCGCCGACACGGTCACCGTGCTGCGCGACGGCGAGTACATCGGCACGCGCGAGATGGCCGCCACCACACGGTCGGAGCTGATCTCGATGATGGTCGGACGGCCGCTCGGCGAGCTGTTCCCCCGCGGCGACCGGCGCCGGGGCGACGGCGGCCCGCGGCTGCGGGTGGAGCACCTGTCCGTCGACGGCGACGCCCGGGTCGGTCGCATGCCCGTACGCGACGTGTCGCTGCACGTCGGCGCGGGCGAGATCGTCGGCATCGCGGGTCTGATGGGTGCCGGACGCAGCGAGGTGCTCGAGGCCGTCTACGGCGCCCACCCGTCCGGCGCGGTCAGCGGCACCATGGAGATCGGCGGCCGGCCGTACCGCCCGACGAGCCCGCGTCGCGCCATTGCTCGCGGTCTCGCCCTGGTCGCCGAGGACCGCAAGAGCCAGAGCCTGGTGCTGCGGGCGACCGTGCGGTTCAACGCCAGCCTCGCCGCGCTGTCGTCGTTCTCCTTCGGCCCCTTCGTCAACGGCCGGCGCGAGCGCGCAGGCGTCGACGACATGGTCACCGGGCTGCGGGTGAAGGCGCGGAGCACCACCGCCGAGGTCAACACGCTGTCGGGCGGCAACCAGCAGAAGGTCGTCCTCGCGAAGTGCCTGCTGACCGAGCCCGTCCTGCTCCTCATGGACGAGCCCACGCGCGGCATCGACGTCGGCGCGAAGGCGGAGATCTACGGACTGATGAACCGCCTCGCCGCGCAGGGCGCGGGCATCCTGATGGTCTCCTCCGAGCTGCCCGAGCTGCTCAACATGTGCGACCGCATCCTCGTCCTCTGCGAGGGACGCCTCACCGGCGAGTTCACCCACGCCGAGGCCACCCAGGAGAAGCTCCTCGACGCGGCCATGGCCCGCGAGGCCGTCCTCACCACACCGGCCGACCCGACGACAGGCGAACGGCGTAGCGACTGA